Sequence from the Candidatus Caldatribacterium sp. genome:
CGATATTACCGATCTTGTGGCCCAGGTGGTTCAGGAAGCAAAAGCCGAGGAAGCAGGCGTTTTCGTTTACGTCCCCCATGGGGATGCGGCGGTGAATATCCAGGCGGGAAAACCTTCATCATTTGAGCCGCCGCTCAATGACCTTCTGAAAAAGGTCCTCGAGAAGGACGATTTCGAGCGACCTGAAACGGGTGCGGCTTTCGTCGCCCCAACGGAAGTCCTCATCGCCCACCAGGGGAAGCTCCTTTTGGGAGAAGACCAGCGGATTTACTTCTACGAATTCAACGGGCCAAAGAAGCGTTCCGTTCACGTTCTCGTCATTCCTTCGTCCGCTTCCTGGGGGAACTGACCGGTTCCCCCCTACTTTTTCTTTGCGGTGTCCTTTGGGAACACCCCAGCGTGCGCCATTCGAATGTCTTGTCGTGACTCCAAAGCCCTCTCTCTGCAGGGCCTTGAAGAGCTCCTCACCCTTTTTCTGCAGGATAACCCGTACAATGACGTAACCTATGGCGAACCACTCTTTTTCCAAGAGCAAACCCAGCAGCGTATCCCAGGAAAGCCAGAGGGGTGCGGGCATAGATGACGAGCCGGCTCACGACGACAATCCAGATGAGGACCTCAAGGAACCCCAAAAAAGGGGGCAAGGTTTCTCCTGCCCCGGGCGGTTAGGATGATGCGCATGGTCCCAAGACTCACGTCCCCTACCCGAGAGGCAAAGACGATGAGGGGAAGCGCAACATTTCCGTACCAGTCAAATCCTTCCATTTTCTCTCCTATTGTACCCTTCCCCTTGAGGGATTGGAACAGATACGAAACCGCTTCGCTGTGCTTGCAGTGGTCAAAGAATCTTATAGCAACGCGAAGGGGTCATTGCTCGAGGGAAACCCAAGAAGGTGGCCCTGATTGCAGCGGCCAATAAGCTCTTGCGACAGATCTTTGCCATCCTGAGAAGTGGTGTTCCCTATGATCCCCATTACTTAGAGAAGAAAAGGAATCTCGCTCTTCAGGGGACTTGACTCGGAACACAGAACATTACAAGGAGCGAAGCGACGAAGCAACCTTGCACTTCCAGAAAAAGACGAGATTGCTTCACAAACGAAACGACGAGTTCGCAATGACCTTACCCTTCTTCCAAGAAGGCGGTGGAACAATCGGGTTTGCGGTGACGTCGAGGAGCCGTTGCGAGAAGTGGAAAAAGTAACCTTGTGTTCCAGAAAGAGGAAGTCGCTTTGCCACGCTTACACGTCAGAGGGGATTTTTAACAAGTGCCCTCTGGTATTGTTAGTTTACTTGTAATCGTTGGTCATCTATAATTCTTCTGTCCTTTTTAATACAGCATAGGCAGTGGTTTTTGGTTTTTTCAGGAGGGGAGAAAGGTGTCGCTTCGCTTCAAGGTTGCAAGCGTCATTGGCGTCATTTCCCCCTGTTCCTTTTTCCTTACCTTTTTCGCAACCAACCGGCTTCTCCTGCGCGATTCCCTGAAACTCGAGAACGAGGACCTTGCGGGGAAGGTGACCCAGCTTTCCCGTATCATCGAGAGCGAGAGGAAAAACCTCGAGCGCATCGTTGCCGACTGGGCGTTCTGGGATGATACCTACGAGTTCCTGGGTGGGGAGTACCCGGAGTATGTGGATGTGAACTGCACCGATGATGTTTTCCCGAACCTGGGGATTTACTTCCTTGGATTCTTCAAGGAAGATGGAACGCTCTTTTACGGGAAGAGTGTGGACCCCAATACCCAGAGACCCTTTCCTCTTCCTCAAGAGCTCGTGCGCCTTGTGCAGCAAGTTGGCGCTTCCCTTTCTCCGGGGTACCTCCTTGACCGAAGGAGCGGTTTCCTCCCGGTGGGAAAGGAAGTATGGTTCTTTGCCCTTTCCTGGGTTCTCACGAGCGACCTTTCGGGTCCACCCCAGGGGTTTCTCGTCATGGCGCGCAAGGTCGACGAGCCTTTCCTTGGGCACCTCTCTGACCTTTTTGGCCACAGGGTAACCCTTGAGATGGTCGACAGGGCCTCTTTTGCGGAAAAGCGCCAGAAAGGTTTTGTGGTGCGCGAGACCACTCCTTTCCAGGCAATCGTTGCCGTTCCCTTTCCGTATGCTCTTGGGGAAGATGGCTTTGCGTTCACCTTTCCGTACCGGCGAAGTTTTCTGGTCCGGGGACAGGAAGTGGCTAAGGTTCTCCTCTGGGGGCATGTGGCCGGGAGCTTGGCGATTTTTCTTTTCCTCTTTCTCCTTGTTGAGCACGTTGCCGTGCGACGGGTCCTACGCCTTACGAGTTTCCTGAAGCGGGTTCGGGAAGCAGGGGATTTCACAGCCCGATTTGAAGCAAAAGGTAACGACGAAGTGGCTCTTGTCGGGGAGGCGGTCAATGTGCTCCTTGAGGAAGT
This genomic interval carries:
- a CDS encoding YjbQ family protein produces the protein MLKTLLIETRAKEDVIDITDLVAQVVQEAKAEEAGVFVYVPHGDAAVNIQAGKPSSFEPPLNDLLKKVLEKDDFERPETGAAFVAPTEVLIAHQGKLLLGEDQRIYFYEFNGPKKRSVHVLVIPSSASWGN
- a CDS encoding PAS domain S-box protein; translated protein: MSLRFKVASVIGVISPCSFFLTFFATNRLLLRDSLKLENEDLAGKVTQLSRIIESERKNLERIVADWAFWDDTYEFLGGEYPEYVDVNCTDDVFPNLGIYFLGFFKEDGTLFYGKSVDPNTQRPFPLPQELVRLVQQVGASLSPGYLLDRRSGFLPVGKEVWFFALSWVLTSDLSGPPQGFLVMARKVDEPFLGHLSDLFGHRVTLEMVDRASFAEKRQKGFVVRETTPFQAIVAVPFPYALGEDGFAFTFPYRRSFLVRGQEVAKVLLWGHVAGSLAIFLFLFLLVEHVAVRRVLRLTSFLKRVREAGDFTARFEAKGNDEVALVGEAVNVLLEEVERKRKELVESEARFRRLFEEVPVGVYQARFGGEILQANPKVLEILGYTELRELQELGLSSFRQDAFLSLATFEQFLKERGEIQNVVSTWRVRDGSLRFLRESARVIGEDVYEGTLEDVTEEVLAREDVRRNEMYYRILLEYSSDGVVVLDREGYALPPLRWRTSPGTLLRRFRGCSPFLFSIPRTCVECNSSS